A single Rattus norvegicus strain BN/NHsdMcwi chromosome 5, GRCr8, whole genome shotgun sequence DNA region contains:
- the Cnr1 gene encoding cannabinoid receptor 1 isoform X1 produces MKSILDGLADTTFRTITTDLLYVGSNDIQYEDIKGDMASKLGYFPQKFPLTSFRGSPFQEKMTAGDNSPLVPAGDTTNITEFYNKSLSSFKENEENIQCGENFMDMECFMILNPSQQLAIAVLSLTLGTFTVLENLLVLCVILHSRSLRCRPSYHFIGSLAVADLLGSVIFVYSFVDFHVFHRKDSPNVFLFKLGGVTASFTASVGSLFLTAIDRYISIHRPLAYKRIVTRPKAVVAFCLMWTIAIVIAVLPLLGWNCKKLQSVCSDIFPLIDETYLMFWIGVTSVLLLFIVYAYMYILWKAHSHAVRMIQRGTQKSIIIHTSEDGKVQVTRPDQARMDIRLAKTLVLILVVLIICWGPLLAIMVYDVFGKMNKLIKTVFAFCSMLCLLNSTVNPIIYALRSKDLRHAFRSMFPSCEGTAQPLDNSMGDSDCLHKHANNTASMHRAAESCIKSTVKIAKVTMSVSTDTSAEAL; encoded by the coding sequence ATGAAGTCGATCCTAGATGGCCTTGCAGACACCACCTTCCGTACCATCACCACAGACCTCCTCTACGTGGGCTCGAATGACATTCAGTATGAAGATATCAAAGGAGACATGGCATCCAAATTAGGATACTTCCCACAGAAATTCCCTCTAACTTCCTTCAGGGGTAGTCCCTTCCAAGAAAAGATGACCGCAGGAGACAACTCCCCGTTGGTCCCAGCAGGAGACACAACAAACATTACAGAGTTCTATAACAAGTCTCTCTCGTCGTTCAAGGAGAATGAGGAGAACATCCAGTGTGGGGAGAACTTTATGGACATGGAGTGCTTTATGATTCTGAATCCCAGCCAGCAGCTGGCCATCGCTGTACTGTCCCTCACACTGGGCACCTTCACGGTTCTGGAGAACCTACTGGTGCTGTGTGTCATCCTGCACTCCCGCAGTCTCCGATGCAGGCCTTCCTACCACTTCATCGGCAGCCTGGCAGTGGCCGACCTCCTGGGAAGTGTCATTTTTGTGTACAGCTTTGTTGACTTCCATGTATTCCACCGTAAAGACAGCCCCAATGTGTTTCTGTTCAAACTGGGTGGGGTTACAGCCTCCTTCACAGCTTCTGTGGGCAGCCTGTTCCTCACAGCCATCGACAGGTACATATCCATTCACAGGCCTCTGGCCTATAAGAGGATCGTCACCAGGCCCAAGGCCGTTGTGGCCTTTTGCCTGATGTGGACTATCGCAATAGTAATCGCTGTGTTGCCTCTCCTGGGCTGGAACTGCAAGAAGCTGCAATCTGTTTGCTCGGACATTTTCCCACTCATTGACGAGACCTACCTGATGTTCTGGATTGGGGTGACCAGTGTGCTGCTGCTGTTCATTGTGTACGCGTACATGTACATTCTCTGGAAGGCTCACAGCCATGCGGTCCGCATGATTCAGCGTGGGACCCAGAAGAGCATCATCATCCACACGTCAGAAGACGGCAAGGTGCAGGTGACCCGGCCTGACCAAGCCCGCATGGACATTAGGCTGGCCAAAAccctggttctgatcctggtgGTGTTGATCATCTGCTGGGGCCCTCTGCTTGCGATCATGGTGTATGACGTCTTCGGGAAGATGAACAAGCTTATCAAGACGGTGTTTGCCTTCTGCAGTATGCTCTGCCTGCTGAACTCCACcgtgaaccccatcatctatgcTCTGAGGAGCAAGGACCTGAGACATGCTTTCCGAAGCATGTTCCCTTCGTGCGAAGGCACCGCACAGCCTCTAGACAACAGCATGGGGGACTCAGACTGCCTGCACAAGCACGCCAACAACACagccagcatgcacagggccgCGGAGAGCTGCATCAAGAGCACCGTTAAGATCGCGAAGGTGACCATGTCTGTGTCCACAGACACGTCCGCCGAGGCTCTGTGA